The Trypanosoma brucei brucei TREU927 chromosome 4, complete sequence genomic sequence TACATCGAAATACTGATGTTGGACGCGTTGTTCTAAATAAGCGCGGACTGTACGCGGTTCCATGAAGAGCTTGGCATCTTATCGATGCAAATAGTTGCAACAGAAGGTTGTTACAGGTAGGTATTgcaaaaagtagaaaaaaccCCGAagtaaaaacaagaaaaaattggGGGACCAATTGCAAGGCAGGAACATGTGAAAGGAGTGAAGCAGCGATAATGTTAAATCAAGAAAGCGAATGGGATGTTGTAAGTGCCAACGCTGGTTTATGTTACTTCGCTTCGTCCTTGCGCGGTACAATTAACAGGTTGATTATTcttaaatattttataagTGACCACGacgcgtgtgtttgtgtttgcaaTGCGTGACAGAGTGGGTTATCACGAAGTCGTTCAAATACCAGGCAACGCACACTATGCCCCCTGACTCAAGACATATCGCTGGGCTTCCACGAACAGGCAAGTAAAAAAGGTTGTATGTGTCCGCATCTCCGTGTTGCGTTCATccacttttccctttactcTTTGGAGACTTCTTCGTGGCCGGCGGGACACTGATACGATTGTTCTTGGTCTTTAGTTCCCCCTTTGCCTTGCTGTCATCCTCTCTTTGCCGTTTGTTAGTTCCCTTCATTGTTTTCACATTCTCACTTTTCGCGACGTTagattcctccttcttcagcCCATTCGTGCTCGGACCGCCTGCGTTATTTGAAAGTTTCTTCAACTTGCACACAAAGAAACCGTCCATATTGTGCACGTGAGGGAAGAGCCGCCGGGCGTTTTGCAGCTTGTCATGGAACCTGTGGTGGCGGTACTTCGTCAATCCCGGCCTTCCAAATGGCAGCCCCGTCTCCACAATGGCCACGTCACGCCGGTGGAGCACGAAGTCCACAAccgcttcattttcctcgACAAGGAAGGAGCAAGTCGAATACACAATGTACCCACCAACCCGCACCGCGTCTATCGCTGAGAGGAGAAGTGACCGCTGCAACTGAGAGGCTCTCTGCACATCTTCGTATTGCTTGCTTGTTTTGATGCTTTTGTCCCGGGAAATAATTCCACTGCCTGTACACGGGGCATCCAATAAAATACGATCGAAGTTTTTCATGACCTTCTCAAACCCAACTCCGTCGTAGTTAGTCACCACGGTGTTTGTTACACCGAGCCGCTGAAGGTTTGCATTCAAGGATTTTGTACGGGGCTCACTGACATCGTTGGCAAAAATGACGCCGGTATTTTTCATCAACTGCGCAATATACGTCGTTTTTCCGCCAGGAGCCGCGGCCATATCAAGTACGCGCTCGTTAATTTGCGGTGCCAGCGCCATTACAGGTAGGAACGATACTGCAGACTGAAGCATGTAATGCCCGGCAAGGTATTCGACTGTGCCGGAGATGGGAACATTAGACTCAAACACCTGGAGCCCTACTTTGGACCACTTTTCCAATGGCTCTACGTTCATTCCACGCTTCACAAGGGCCTGCACCAAGTCACGACGTTTGGCCTTGATTGTGTTGACCCGAATAGTTGTTGGTCGCGGCTTTTCCATTGCTTCAAAGAACTCAACAGCCTCTGTGGGCGAAAACAGGAGAAGAATTGAATCTGTAAGAAACTCATTATACCCGTAGAGTTCCATGATGTCTGCACGAAGCAGCTGCATATAATCTTCCCGCGTTCGCCCCTCTTCTCGCTCTTCCTTAAAATGGGAAAGGACATGGACAGTTTCACCGATGCGATCTCTTAGCTCCTCTACAGTGTGCTGCTGTCCCAGCAGTTGCACCTGCTCTCCATCCTCTTCTTGCTCCTCTGCATCACCGAAGAGTGTTGGTTTGGCTGTTCGGGACCTGATGTCTCCCTCCTGTTCCGCTGCAGCCTCTGAATGTAACTTGTCCATCTGCTGGCGGAATTTTATAGCTTTCGCCTCAaagtcatcatcatcttccacttcttcacCATCGGAAAAGTAatcactttcttcttcctcgtaGGATCCGAATTCTTCATCGTTGTATTCgacttcttcattttcctcgtATGGCGCATAGTTGCCACTGATACCGCCATTTCCAGACATCACGTCGGAGTTATCAGAGCCTAACTCTTCTAAGTGGTGTTGTTTCCGCTGTGCTTGTGACTTTTTCGGGCGGTTTTGGGTCGCGTTTCCGCTCCCTCGCTTTATTTTTGCCACAGGTACCTCCTTTTTGGAGTTCTTCACCTTTCGATCCGGCTTGGACATAACAGCTTACTTCGCTTGTAAATACGGAGAGTAAGAGCGCATTACGGGGAAAGGAATCAAAGAAGGAGAATGTAAAGTGGGGAAACTCGTGGAGAGTGGGGATTGGGGGAAGTGTTTCCACACGGGAAAGATTTGTGGGAACCTGAAGAGCAGCCTGCATTCTTTCCCATTTTCATCTAACCCATTCTACATGCCTCCCGAAATCGCAACAGGTGGTAAAGGTTTCTTCCACTCCTGTAAGTACAAGAGAGCCACCTGtcacctcttttctctttactGATCGTTCCCACAACATATGACGCCCGCTGCAAAGGTTTAATGTATTATACGGCACCCACAGGACATTTTTACCCCATAAGCGTACCGGCCTTTCACCGCCGCAACAAACATTTATGAAGATCGTGCGGCCTGCACGCGGTGGACCATGAGAAATATCGTACACTCGTAAGCTCGATAGACTAACAGCGCACGACATCAGCCAAATCGATAGCAAGAAAAGTTGTGTGCGAGGCCCGGACATTTCCCACCAGTAACCAATCAAATGTGTCCGACTCACTAAGCACCACCACTTCGTTCTCCTATTGCACTGTGGAAAGAGTGAAGCCAGCCATTTTTGTCCGTTACTCGCTCTCCAGCGCGTTGTCTGCTTCCGGTACTGCACGGTAGTTCTAAACTACCTTAACGGTTTCGCAGTGAGCGAGGAAACACAAAGGAGAAGGTAGAAAAACTTCCATTGAGGGTATGTGAACCATCGAACGGAGAAGCCTTAACAGCAAAGCTTTACGGAATCACTATGTACCCTCTTCACGTTAAAGGTGTTTAATGTGCGCGAATCCCTAATCGATTAGCAACTCGAAGGAAATGCAAACTCTTTATTGATTAAATGGGATATcatggaaataaaaaaaacatttactTTCTCATACGCTGCGATTAATTAAGAAGAGAGTCCCCTTTGAAACACTGAAATGATTTTGTGCTGTTATCTTTACCGCATGACACAATCTCCCCATTACCTGAGTAGGTCACATCGAGTACGCCATCCGTATGTGACGTATCAAGAGTCAACAATGCGTTCGTGCCACAGCGGAGGTCCCACAGTCGGACAGTGCTGTCTTCGCTGGCGGTGGCGAAAAAATTCCCTCCGTTAACTTCGCCTTCGTCAGGGCGCCACAGCCACGAGGCCGCGTATAACCACTGCTTGTGCCCGCTAAACACTTTCACGCTGCCCGTGCTTTCACCAACGCGGGTGTCGTACAATCGCGCTCGGTTGTCTGTACATGCAGCGATGATCaaatcaccaccaccaccacctcctaCAGTCCTTACGGCGAGCCCCTGCACCGGGTGGTCCCCTATGTACTGTTTCTGAAGCACCGCAGTCTCCACGTCCATGCACTTAAGTGTACCGTCAAGACCGGAGGAGTACAGGAGGGCAGCACCCTTAGCCGCAGAGAAGCGGCACGAAAGGGCCGGCCGCGTGTGATCTGTGAATGAGACAAGTGGCTCCTTCGCCGAGGGTTCTGTGGCTCCGTCCACCACTTGTGACCATTCGAACACCTTTACCGTACAATCCCATGAGGCGGTAGCCACATACTTTCCCGCCCCCGGGGAAATGTCAATGGACTCTATTGCATCCGTGTGGGCCTTCACAGAGCTGAGAAGTTGAAATTTCGATGCTGTAGCGTTGAACACCCACGCCGCCGCTCGTCCATCTTTGCTGCAACTCACGCAATAGAAGTCTTCTAAAAGACTGGAGCGTGCTCGTTTCTTCACCGAATCACgagttgtgtttgttgctgTACTCCTTGGTTTCATTGGGTGGACAACGACCTCTTTCACGCACTCGTCATGATGCGCTCCAATCGCCACACAGTCGTCGGCATCCCAAAGCCGGATGCACCGATCATACGACCCAGTTAACAATAGTTCGGAATGCCCCACGAATGGCACACGTACGCTGCTAACCCAGTCATCGTGTGGCAGATGCGAGCTTTCCTTTGCCTGCAACGCGGGCGTGTATTCGACGTTAACGAGTTCCTCCGTACTGACACCTCGCCGGCTCAGAAACTTCTGCAGCGTAGTTGTGATATATTCACCATTATACAAGAAGTCAAACACTTGATCATTAACCGAAAGAACGCTCTGAACAAGCACGTTCAGCCCTTCTGGAAGCACATTCAATGGCACAGCATAGGACTCTTCCGGCATTGCTTTCGCATAGCTGTCAGTAAAAAAAGTTACCATCACATGGCCAACACCCGTCGCCGCGGAGGAAATAGCTTCTTCTTGCATCAGAACAAGCAAATTCACGATTACTAAGCTGAAGTAACCTCAGGTGGTGAAGATATTTCCTATTAAGGACAGataagagaagaaaagtaaagcaaaaataagagataataataaagaaaaagaaaaataataatcagaaaaataagataaaTCACTCAAAAGCACACTgaacaagcaaaaacaatTATAAAGCAATATAtcactaaaaacaaaaaaaatgaaagataaattaaaaaaaaattaacctgCAAAAATAAACCATTCCTCCAAAGCTTTAACATCACCCACAAACATAACGACAAAGTTAAAAATCACATAGACATAAATAGTTCTTATGTAACAATTAACAGAGCAAAACATGATAAATTTCACACCCtctccaaaaaaggaaaaaaaattcgacAGAGCTCCACAAATTAGGTTGGAGGCCAACCTTACCATTTTCGTACCTGGCATACTGAAggcaaatggaagaaaagtaTGAGGTGTTGACATATGCGGGATCGTAGTAAGCAACATCACACATAGGGGGAGGGAATGACTGAAAacgcaaacaaatacaaatgatGAAATACGAAGATACAAACCAAGCGGTGCTATTGCGCACACGTGAGGGGCGTACAAGGATTTTCCTCATATTGGTTGCGTTGCTTCAGAATAATGGTATGGATGCAACAGTTAGCCACGGAAAAGGCACAATAGCATTTGCATTCGACACAGTAGAGAAAGGGGAGAGATGTGTACACATAAACCAATATAACAATAAGGGGAGAAAACATCGAACCGAGCAGTTGGTAAAAATGGTGATAGGGTAGCGGTTGTAATATTGACATAATAAAACAGGCACTGCCACATTAAAAGATGTTTTTGAACAGAGTTGTGAGTCGGCAGGAGGTGCGTGCACAGTAATTAAATGCCGGGACCACAACATCCACACTACAGACAGTTATGAAGAGTAGACCATAACATGTGTTTAGTGAGGCAGGGgataaaccaaaaaaggatCTACAAGACATGATTAACATATTTGCAAGGGGgccgaaacaaaaacatataacAACGTTAACATGTGTGGTAAACGTaaatgggaaaaggaaaaattacGAACCTTTGCAACatacaccaccaacacataGGGTAACACAAGCTTTCCACAGTTAAAGCGAAAACAATTAATTCCCGTGAAGCTCACGCTCCAATCCATGATTGGAAATTATAATGAGTGACGCACTCCTAAGTGTACTGACAGAGTGCTCACTGCCAACTGCTGCACAGTGATCGACCACTCGACCCACTTTCACTGCAATACGCCGTATAACTCCTTCGCAATATTCCTCATTCCACGTGGCTTTCGATGACGGCGGGAGGCTCACCTGCCAGCGCTCGCATAAAGGCATCAATAGTTTCTGTCTTTGGGATAGAGGGACTGTACCGAAAACAGCGTGCAAACAGCTATCAATCATCTGCGAAGTTCCACTTAATACGCCACGTAAGGATCCCGTATCGCTGAAGGAAGTGCTTGACAGATCCCCGTCCTCGACAACCTCGTGGTCCAACCTCAGTGCTGCGAAGGACCGTCCGACTACAGCGTTTAGTTGGTACATTTCAACAGGCTCAGGGACGCCACGCAACGACATGGATCCAAGAGCTGTCACGTCAAGTTGCCCACGCTCTGAATTGCTTAGCGAAAGATATGCCGCGCGCGTCAgcagcacctgaccaccattAGCCACACTTTCTGTTCGCGCTGCCATGTTTGATGTTCGCCCGTAGTAATCGTA encodes the following:
- a CDS encoding nucleolar protein, putative (similar to GB:AAH00656.1 nucleolar protein 1 (120kD) Swiss-Prot:P46087 {Homo sapiens}), with product MSGNGGISGNYAPYEENEEVEYNDEEFGSYEEEESDYFSDGEEVEDDDDFEAKAIKFRQQMDKLHSEAAAEQEGDIRSRTAKPTLFGDAEEQEEDGEQVQLLGQQHTVEELRDRIGETVHVLSHFKEEREEGRTREDYMQLLRADIMELYGYNEFLTDSILLLFSPTEAVEFFEAMEKPRPTTIRVNTIKAKRRDLVQALVKRGMNVEPLEKWSKVGLQVFESNVPISGTVEYLAGHYMLQSAVSFLPVMALAPQINERVLDMAAAPGGKTTYIAQLMKNTGVIFANDVSEPRTKSLNANLQRLGVTNTVVTNYDGVGFEKVMKNFDRILLDAPCTGSGIISRDKSIKTSKQYEDVQRASQLQRSLLLSAIDAVRVGGYIVYSTCSFLVEENEAVVDFVLHRRDVAIVETGLPFGRPGLTKYRHHRFHDKLQNARRLFPHVHNMDGFFVCKLKKLSNNAGGPSTNGLKKEESNVAKSENVKTMKGTNKRQREDDSKAKGELKTKNNRISVPPATKKSPKSKGKSG